Proteins co-encoded in one Pocillopora verrucosa isolate sample1 chromosome 1, ASM3666991v2, whole genome shotgun sequence genomic window:
- the LOC131796672 gene encoding ADP-ribose glycohydrolase OARD1 isoform X3 yields MTYLLCQTSCWIGLASFSKLKVLRNNINGKVPGSSADSQSGNSRSLSKLNEVQGDLFSCPVSDSLAHCISADARMGKGIAVLFKNKFGGVEEIKSQGQKPGGVAILKKGERFVYYLVTKEKSFHKPTYKTLQSSLEAMRDHCLTHNVIGLSMPKIGCGLDGLQWYRVSGIIHQVFQDTNINVTVYSL; encoded by the exons atgacgtacctatTGTGTCAGACTTCCTGTTGGATTGGACTGGCTTCTTTCTCGAAACTGAAAGTTTTGCGCAACAACATTAATGGAAAAGTACCTGGTTCCTCG GCTGATAGCCAATCAGGAAATTCCAGATCACTGTCTAAACTGAATGAGGTGCAAGGTGACTTATTTTCATGTCCTGTCAGTGATTCCCTTGCTCACTGTATAAGTGCTGATGCCAGGATGGGCAAAGGAATAGCAGTcctctttaaaaataaatttggagGAGTGGAGGAGATCAAAAGTCAAG GGCAGAAGCCAGGAGGCGTAGctattttgaaaaaaggagaaagattTGTCTATTACTTG GTCACCAAGGAGAAGTCTTTTCATAAACCAACATACAAAACTTTGCAGTCATCACTGGAAGCCATGAGAGACCATTGTCTTACCCACAATGTGATTGGCCTATCAATGCCGAAGATTGGTTGTGGCTTAGATGGTCTACAATGGTACAGAGTTAGTGGTATCATACATCAAGTATTTCAAGATACAAATATTAATGTGACTGTTTATAGCTTGTAG
- the LOC131796672 gene encoding ADP-ribose glycohydrolase OARD1 isoform X1 — protein sequence MEKYLVPRKHKMESEGEASNSKQTPKKRKHPKYKFGYQSQQADSQSGNSRSLSKLNEVQGDLFSCPVSDSLAHCISADARMGKGIAVLFKNKFGGVEEIKSQGQKPGGVAILKKGERFVYYLVTKEKSFHKPTYKTLQSSLEAMRDHCLTHNVIGLSMPKIGCGLDGLQWYRVSGIIHQVFQDTNINVTVYSL from the exons ATGGAAAAGTACCTGGTTCCTCG AAAACATAAGATGGAATCGGAAGGTGAAGCCAGCAACAGCAAACAAACtcctaagaaaagaaaacatcccaaATACAAGTTTGGTTATCAGTCTCAGCAG GCTGATAGCCAATCAGGAAATTCCAGATCACTGTCTAAACTGAATGAGGTGCAAGGTGACTTATTTTCATGTCCTGTCAGTGATTCCCTTGCTCACTGTATAAGTGCTGATGCCAGGATGGGCAAAGGAATAGCAGTcctctttaaaaataaatttggagGAGTGGAGGAGATCAAAAGTCAAG GGCAGAAGCCAGGAGGCGTAGctattttgaaaaaaggagaaagattTGTCTATTACTTG GTCACCAAGGAGAAGTCTTTTCATAAACCAACATACAAAACTTTGCAGTCATCACTGGAAGCCATGAGAGACCATTGTCTTACCCACAATGTGATTGGCCTATCAATGCCGAAGATTGGTTGTGGCTTAGATGGTCTACAATGGTACAGAGTTAGTGGTATCATACATCAAGTATTTCAAGATACAAATATTAATGTGACTGTTTATAGCTTGTAG
- the LOC131796672 gene encoding ADP-ribose glycohydrolase OARD1 isoform X2, which produces MIEKHKMESEGEASNSKQTPKKRKHPKYKFGYQSQQADSQSGNSRSLSKLNEVQGDLFSCPVSDSLAHCISADARMGKGIAVLFKNKFGGVEEIKSQGQKPGGVAILKKGERFVYYLVTKEKSFHKPTYKTLQSSLEAMRDHCLTHNVIGLSMPKIGCGLDGLQWYRVSGIIHQVFQDTNINVTVYSL; this is translated from the exons ATGATAGA AAAACATAAGATGGAATCGGAAGGTGAAGCCAGCAACAGCAAACAAACtcctaagaaaagaaaacatcccaaATACAAGTTTGGTTATCAGTCTCAGCAG GCTGATAGCCAATCAGGAAATTCCAGATCACTGTCTAAACTGAATGAGGTGCAAGGTGACTTATTTTCATGTCCTGTCAGTGATTCCCTTGCTCACTGTATAAGTGCTGATGCCAGGATGGGCAAAGGAATAGCAGTcctctttaaaaataaatttggagGAGTGGAGGAGATCAAAAGTCAAG GGCAGAAGCCAGGAGGCGTAGctattttgaaaaaaggagaaagattTGTCTATTACTTG GTCACCAAGGAGAAGTCTTTTCATAAACCAACATACAAAACTTTGCAGTCATCACTGGAAGCCATGAGAGACCATTGTCTTACCCACAATGTGATTGGCCTATCAATGCCGAAGATTGGTTGTGGCTTAGATGGTCTACAATGGTACAGAGTTAGTGGTATCATACATCAAGTATTTCAAGATACAAATATTAATGTGACTGTTTATAGCTTGTAG